In Calditrichota bacterium, a genomic segment contains:
- the mvaD gene encoding diphosphomevalonate decarboxylase, translating to FPTGAGLASSASGFAALAVAANGALDLKMSPKELSIIARQGSGSAARSIFGGFVEMKKGKKEDGSDSYAVKIAEENHWNLQMLIAITSEEAKKTGSTDGMLLSQETSPYYSQWVQSSDKDLELCREAILKKDFSLLAEVAEFSCLKMHALALSSKPGLIYWNGATVETIHAIRELRNQKGVPVFFTVDAGPQVKAICEPDYLDQVQKILSEIDGVKRVMQTPLGSDAKII from the coding sequence ATTTCCCCACTGGCGCCGGGCTGGCATCTTCGGCTTCGGGATTTGCTGCTTTGGCAGTTGCTGCGAACGGAGCGCTTGACTTGAAAATGTCGCCAAAAGAACTGTCGATAATTGCCAGACAGGGATCCGGTTCTGCGGCGCGCTCGATTTTCGGCGGCTTTGTGGAGATGAAAAAAGGCAAAAAAGAGGACGGATCAGACAGTTACGCGGTGAAAATCGCAGAGGAGAATCACTGGAATTTACAAATGCTGATTGCCATTACTTCGGAAGAGGCAAAAAAAACAGGCTCAACCGATGGCATGTTACTTTCGCAGGAAACGTCTCCCTATTACAGCCAGTGGGTTCAAAGTTCCGATAAAGACCTTGAACTTTGCCGGGAGGCAATTTTGAAAAAAGATTTTTCATTACTGGCAGAAGTCGCTGAATTTAGTTGCTTGAAAATGCATGCTCTTGCTTTAAGCTCAAAACCGGGGCTGATTTACTGGAACGGCGCCACAGTGGAAACCATTCATGCAATTCGGGAATTGCGCAATCAGAAAGGAGTTCCGGTATTTTTTACTGTGGACGCAGGCCCACAGGTCAAAGCCATTTGTGAGCCGGATTATCTGGATCAGGTTCAGAAAATTCTCTCTGAAATAGACGGCGTCAAAAGAGTAATGCAGACACCTTTAGGTTCAGACGCGAAAATTATTTGA